The segment TTTAAATTATGTAGGTTCTGTATTTATGGATATCTGTGTTCCTCCATTTTATCACTTTGATAATTTTTATAGAAAAAATTCATATATTTTTGAAAAAGCTGATGTGGTTATAGTGGATTTTCATGCAGAGGCAACTTCAGAAAAAGTTGCGTTTGCACACTTTTTAGATAAAAAAGTAAATTTTATATTTGGAACCCATACTCATGTGCAAACTGCTGATGAAAGATTAATTTCTGAAAAAACTGCCTATATTACTGATATTGGGATGACAGGCTCAGTTGATTCTGTAATAGGATTTAAGACAAGTATTATATCCGAGAAATTTTTAAAACTTATACCTATAAGATATAGAGTTGAAGAACATGGAACAGGCATTTTATCTTCATGTCTTTTTACATGGGATTTTTCAAATAAAAAAGTTCTATCTATAGAGAGAATCAATTTTTATGAATATTTATAATTAATAAATATTAAAATGAGATTGGATAAATTTTTAGTCGAAATAGGAATTGTAGAATCAAGAAATAAAGCTTTGCAGATTATTAAAAAAGGTTTTATTAAAATTAATGGAATTAATATATTAAAACCTTCATTTAAGATTAATTATAGTTTTAATTTAAATGAATTTGAAAATGATAACCATTTAAATATACTCAAAAATGATTTCTTTAATTTGAAAGAAAGCATTTTAGAATTCAAAATAGATAATTTGAATTTTGAAATTAATATTGAGGATATTCATGTTTCTAGAGGTTATTATAAATTAAAATATGCAATAGAAAAGTTTAATTTTATTGTAAAAGATAAGATATTTCTTGATATTGGAGCTTCTACTGGGGGTTTTACTGAAGTTTTATTAGAAAAAGGAGCATCAAAAGTTATAGCAATTGATTCAGGGAGAGCACAACTTCATTATAAATTAAGAAATAATCCAAAAGTTTTTTCTATTGAAAAGATTAATGCAAAATATTTAAAAAGAGAAGATTTACCTCTTTTACCTGATTGTTTTGTAATGGATGTTTCTTTTATTTCAGTTACAAAAATTATATTAAATATAATTGATCTTGTAAAGGAGCAAAAAGGAATAGTTCTTTTTAAACCCCAATATGAACAAGCCTTATTAAGTCAAAAAATTATTAGAAATAAAAAGTTTGAATTTATTGTAAAAAATGAGATTGTAAGGAAAAGTATTCTTGAAGTTTTTTTTGATTGGTGTAAGATAAATGGTATAATTATTGAAAATTATATAGAATCTCCAATAAAAGGTGGAAAAGGAAATATTGAGTATCTTATTTTATTAAGGAAAGATTAAAAATAGTTCTTTTATTAGTTTTTCTAAATAAAAAAAGAAAATATCAATTTCTTTAATATTATTAAATTTGGAAAAAGAAACTCTTAATCCTCCTTCCGAAAAATATTCGGGAAAACCAAGATCAATTTTATAATCTATTTGTTTCTCTTTTTTTGAAGAACAAGCTGAGCTTGTAGAAACAAATATATTAAACTTAGCTAATTCGTTTACTAAAATTTCACTTTTGATATTTTTTATGAAAAATTTTATTATATAAGGAGAAAAAGACATATTTTTCTTATCAATTATACCAGTAGAACTATTATCAGGGTTATTCTCAATAAATTCTTTAGAAAAGAAGAATATATCAAGATCTAATTTTTTTGAAAAATATATCAAATTTTCTAAAAAATATCTTGCTAAATTTCTTACATAAATAAAATCTTCCTCA is part of the Spirochaetota bacterium genome and harbors:
- a CDS encoding TIGR00282 family metallophosphoesterase encodes the protein MIIKILAIGDIVGKRGREMIKNFLPSIIEKNKPDLVIANGENISGGIGITIKDADFLFQNGIDVITTGNHVWKYEEIREYIDKNNNIIRPINYGDEVPGRGWVLFEKNGVNYLILNYVGSVFMDICVPPFYHFDNFYRKNSYIFEKADVVIVDFHAEATSEKVAFAHFLDKKVNFIFGTHTHVQTADERLISEKTAYITDIGMTGSVDSVIGFKTSIISEKFLKLIPIRYRVEEHGTGILSSCLFTWDFSNKKVLSIERINFYEYL
- a CDS encoding TlyA family RNA methyltransferase, producing the protein MRLDKFLVEIGIVESRNKALQIIKKGFIKINGINILKPSFKINYSFNLNEFENDNHLNILKNDFFNLKESILEFKIDNLNFEINIEDIHVSRGYYKLKYAIEKFNFIVKDKIFLDIGASTGGFTEVLLEKGASKVIAIDSGRAQLHYKLRNNPKVFSIEKINAKYLKREDLPLLPDCFVMDVSFISVTKIILNIIDLVKEQKGIVLFKPQYEQALLSQKIIRNKKFEFIVKNEIVRKSILEVFFDWCKINGIIIENYIESPIKGGKGNIEYLILLRKD